ataggaagtaaatggatattcaagagaaagttgagagctgatggtgaagttgataagtttaaggcaaggctagttgccaagggttataaacaaagacatggtattgattactttgatacatatgctcctgttgcccgcatctcatccattcgttgcttgattgcacttgcttctattcataagttggttgtgcatcaaatggatgtcaaaactgcttttctaaatggggatttagaagaagagatatatatggaacaacctgaaggtttcatattaccaggccaagagaagaaagtttgcaagttagtgaaatctctctatggtttgaagcaagcccctatgcaatggcatgagaagtttgataaagtagttttgtcatatggtttgtggtgaatgatgcggacaaatgtatctatagtaagcatgatagttctggttgtgtgattctctgtttgtatgttgatgatatgttaatctttgggtctgacatatctgttgtggaagaaacaaagaagtttcttagttctaactttgatatgaaggatttaggagaggctgatgtaatcttgggaattaagatcctaagaaagggagatgagttggttttaactcaatctcattatattgagaaatttctcaagaaatatggtcactttgatgacaatccagcacctactcctttagaccatactatcaagttaatgaagaacaccggccgtactcatgctcaacttgagtattctagtgttattgggagtcttatgtacgctatgcattgcacaagaccggacatagcccaagccgtgggaatattatgtcgtttctcaagtaatccaggatatgaacactggaaagcagtttcaagagttatggcttacttgaaaggaacaataaattttggtttgcattaccaaggctatcccgctgcactagaggggtacagcgatgctaactggaacaatgtagaatcaaattccaagtcaacttctggatggatttttacattagggggtgctgctgtgtcttggagttccaagaagcagacttgtatttctgattcaacaatgttgtcagaattgatagctttaactgatgcatgtaaggaggcagattggcttagaaacctacttatggaaattcctttttggaagaagccaactccggcggtcttgattaattgtgataatcaagctacaatctataatgtctctaataagacttataatggaaagtctagacatgcaagtcttagacactacatggttaggcaactactcaagaggggagtagttacggttaactttattgaatcaaagaggaatttggcagacccatttacgaaaagtctaccaagttcagtggtttcaataaaaaggaaagaaatgggactaaggtctgtgaaggaagtttgatctcccatagcagaaacccaacctatgttttgaaaaggataaacaaggttcaatgtggtaccaacaagttatggatgtggattatggagcactaatataaaaacttcccatttcttattagtgctggtttctgcaagaaaataggatggatgtaaatccttaatgagtctatgattagtaaaaggtgtatcgcagaaacaccttcgagacttacctatatgagtatggaaataaggccgtttcctaagagaagaagaccgttctctaaagaagactcatgaacaaggatataagcacatggccattaacgtgcttggctacagaacacatgattttatgaaatcaatatgtgtggagactccggttttatcataaggggtacttggttcaagactggtttcaccatagaacctcgataaggctttgagtttcttacactaagtgaaggttcaaatccaaaaaatacctatcatttatgtgttgatttcaacgatgatgcttagtctcaattgtgcttgaactacgttggcttgatcccactcgggtacgtaggcagtcacttcggtgatgcagtcactctgatttaaaaaaaaattttaactttgttttatggtttttgaaaatagggggagaatgttggaatattttcaacgccgctaaccaaaggggggtcctggggggcatcgccccccggaagaattttttgaactgaaggttttatttggccgataaaagcctgttcgaaaatttcgaatccaaaagacaccattgatgtctgttgatgaaggaacctgacgtttcgtgaatagaaacctgttggcgaataaaaacctattcccaacaggtgcaaaaccctttataaatagcttctcccagtttcgtttaacatataagaaaaatcaatctgttttctctatttcaaaaaagcatcatcagaaatcagaaatctctttgtgtgttcttgattgaatcaaggggtacaaaccttgaattcagttttcgttgcagggctttcattgtatcctgaaggcaatatttcgcatacctgttgtaatcgccaattgttattgggagggtagaaatatttgtctaaaagaaatttatacaagccttgaaagttttggagtgcaacactttcttctctgtgtcattcatcctttgtgaaacccatttttttccaacACCTTCATCACGAATGGGTCGTTGACTGCAACAACCATACAAAATTATGACAATAAAGGCCAGATGAGCATACCCATTCAAATATATAATATCAGAAACTTAAAAATAAGGCGAaagataaaaatatcaaaaatagtAAAACGGAAGAAAAATTGAGAAACATTACCACTAACAAGCAAAATTTCAGCAACACCCTTCGACTTTAATTCTTCAGCGTTGGTAATGAAACTTGGTACAGGCTGCATGCTGCAACCAAGTATACAAGTATTAAACGAAAAGGAAGAGAAAAAGGTAAAATTTCCATACTACCTTAGATCCTTAGCACCTTAATCTTGTTCCAAATGAAAAATCAATAAATGTAACGCATAAACACACTAAACAAGTAACAATAAATGGGTGTTTCTGCCTTTCACTTAAAGATAAACTGAAACCGCGTTCAAGGGCACCCTTTACTAATAGGGGATAAGGATAAGCAACACATTCTAATATCTACTTTTCAAGCACAGAACCATACTATTAATGCTTTATCTAATATGTGCTTTCTATGTTAATGCTTTCTATGTGATCCTTACCTAATATTTGCTGAGATTGCATTAATCAATGATCCGCAGGTAAGTTCTTTGACGTCACATCATACCCTATCAACGTCAGAGACGTTAGTCAAGTGTTCGAGGCACCATCATGGGCAAAGAAGCTAGCATTCACAAGAATTCAAGTAAACGGGAAGACAAGTGGGTCATAAGGAACAAATGTGGATCTATGTTTCTTATAATGTTTTGGGGATATGCAAATATGTACGAAGGGATAAAAGTAACTTGGGCGACAGTTTAGAACTTTAGATGATAGTCTATAACTACTCCAGGAACATACACTCCTGACACCTGTTCTAAGTAAACTTTAGTACTCATGCTAATGTATACACCGCTACTACTTTATGCTGTCAAAGGCGAGCCTAGGTGTGCCATTCACTGCTAGAGCGCCTTGCACCAGGCTCAATTCCTCAGGGTGATGCGAGTTTTatggtgagagagagagagagagatcaagAAAGTAAATCAAAGCTTAATCAAACAGACATTAAAGCGAATTCATACAAGGATGTTTAACAATTGCGTTGGGGAAATACACAAGAGAAAAAACCATAGCTTAATTAGAAAATATCACAAGATATTACTACATCTCATCTTCAAGCCCTAGATCAAGGCGTCAGTCTCCAATGGACGAATGCTAAGAGGTTAGTAATTGAAACCAACTACAGTAATtaatttgaaaatcaaactgaacTGTACCTTCTAACTGCTATCAATCCTTTGATGACCATAAAATGCACATGCATCAAAATTACTCTAAGATTTTACCCTAAcctgaaaataaaattcaaatcaaGGGATAAAAGAAACATAGGATTTATACCTGCAAGTAGGGGTAAAAGCACCGGGGACACCAAAGATGATAACCTTTTTACCGGAAGCAAGTGAGTGAACTGAAAGTTGCTGGAGTTGATCCTCAGAGTCGAATTGACCTAAAGTTCCGTTAGGAATAACATCGCCAACTTTGATTGGGACCATtgatttgattcaagaaagaacAAGGACGGAGGATTTAAACAaagagacgaagaagaagaagattcttaaTAAAAGGGTTTAGACAAAAATCACACAATGTTTCTTGGTCCATATATATAAAGAGACTGAACAGCTCCAGTGGGGGTAATTTAGGAAAGGCAgcaattattattttctctctcctgttttgtgtgagattcctcgtttgtccatattttcgaatgctcgttagtgcatttgggtgctcgttcgtgcatcattgttgagtacacttgcaccattttattggggcttactcggtgatagtccagatgcacgattgttgagtaattattactaattcatgagattcagcggagaatgattcatgaaacagagcaataattatgaattgtgcatttattaccattccatggagtCAGCTGGGgattcatggaacggagtaatgagatataatagattattttctaggaattcaatgacGAATGTcaaggtagaattaatctattgtagaatcgagatatgagatagttgaaacaTCATACTCgctctgaaaggtgcatagtcagggaaaaacGTGTAGcgttgttaacgtcctgaaggcgtttagccccctCAACAAAAAATTATGTAGGAGAGTCGTCTGAATCTCtacacagtctctctacatagtcagggaacagtgagtgttgccgacgtcctaaaggcgttaagccctctcaacaaacaattatgtagaaggatcgcccaatcgttcttctatgtagacgtgggtctctctatgtagtcagggaacatcgagtaccgccgacgtcctgaaggcgttgagccctctcaacaaacaattatgtaggaggaccgcccaatcatgttattctacatagaggtcatgatgaaatgtgcagcatcgaacgctcagctagtgggaggcctttcgagaatcatattcatcatggatctgagaggaactcgatcagatatcgtgaaacggttcacggatcgtaaaatatgaatcatcacatgcgttcctgaaacatgcaatatcatgattttatgattttgacctttgtcgaaaatccaccatcaacattaagtcccctgcttagtgagggacaatcatgttccgaagtaagcactagatggtgattttccagtcgacgagataagtagttgaactcggtcgtacaaaggtattttcagaatcctcgatttgctccaatggtgtcatgtacgagcaaatgctcaggtaaggaccctgatagtatgatagagccTCATCCCTTGGggcacggagagatgaggcactgcttaTTTGGTCAGTCAAAAGTCCAATTTTGGTCGGCTTAGTGTttacgggcccgagcccaaaataGGAAATCcatattttattaggttttggaaataaaattgatataaaagggaagaagccctaATTTTTTTAAAAACATTTTTGATTGACCGACCACCCTCCCCTTCATCTCTTTACGCCTGAACTGAGGAGGAGCTTTTCTGCCGGATTTCAGTCGCCGCCGACCGTCATCGACCACTGTCCGACCAAGTTCTGACCGGAgccgaccaggtaagtccgatttttttttgttattcaattgttcatgaattgttcaAAAATAAAATTCCATGTGTGTATGTatgcgtaggttttatgaaaattTGTTTTAGAAAACATATGTCCGTTCGT
This genomic stretch from Papaver somniferum cultivar HN1 chromosome 5, ASM357369v1, whole genome shotgun sequence harbors:
- the LOC113282460 gene encoding peroxiredoxin-2-like, whose product is MVPIKVGDVIPNGTLGQFDSEDQLQQLSVHSLASGKKVIIFGVPGAFTPTCSMQPVPSFITNAEELKSKGVAEILLVSVNDPFVMKAWAKTYTENKHIKFLADRSAAYTHALGLELDLGEKGLGIRSRRFSLLVDDLKVKVANIEEGGAFTVSGADEILKVL